A single genomic interval of Hyphomicrobium methylovorum harbors:
- a CDS encoding flavin-containing monooxygenase, which produces MSDTTTNTIDRHLVIGAGPVGLAMAAALKKRDIPFDIVDAGSGVGGNWLHGVYRFAHIVSSKKATEYTDYPMPDDYPDFPSADQMLAYLQSFAKDRGLMEHAEFNKTVSSVVPDTNERWRVTFADGESRVYKGVLVCNGHHWDKRYPDFPGTFTGEMLHSKDYRDPSQLKGKRVLVVGGGNSGVDMATDAGRFGESCDISLKSGYWYLPKTFLGRPLTDIPIWGLPIFLQRAILKTMVRFSIGDYRRYGLQRPNHKMFERHPAFGTDLLNAIRLGRVTPRPGIEKADGNTITFVDGTTGTYDLVIAATGFYASFPFLPEGLVKVENNVVQVYGGAFPAGLRGLYIVGWAQARNGFGRVVTPLAELYAHIIKMQDDFNFPIGSVMEQSFTQRLPTTHLVDPEKTRREIRMSYWVLPLLKLRDKRMARNEHLAAKKGREIAGA; this is translated from the coding sequence ATGAGCGACACCACTACGAACACGATCGACCGTCACCTCGTCATCGGCGCCGGGCCGGTCGGCCTCGCGATGGCGGCGGCGCTGAAAAAGCGCGATATCCCTTTCGACATCGTTGATGCAGGAAGTGGCGTTGGCGGCAACTGGCTGCACGGCGTCTATCGTTTCGCGCACATCGTCTCTTCCAAGAAGGCGACGGAATATACTGACTATCCGATGCCGGATGATTATCCGGATTTCCCTTCAGCCGACCAGATGCTGGCTTATCTGCAATCCTTCGCCAAGGATCGCGGACTGATGGAGCACGCGGAATTCAACAAGACGGTGTCGTCCGTCGTACCGGATACGAACGAACGCTGGCGCGTGACATTCGCGGACGGTGAATCGCGCGTCTACAAGGGCGTCCTCGTCTGCAACGGACATCACTGGGACAAGCGCTATCCCGACTTCCCCGGCACGTTCACCGGAGAGATGCTGCATTCGAAGGACTACCGCGATCCATCGCAGTTGAAAGGCAAGCGCGTGCTTGTCGTCGGCGGTGGAAACTCCGGCGTCGATATGGCGACCGACGCGGGCCGCTTTGGCGAAAGCTGCGATATCAGCTTAAAATCCGGCTATTGGTATTTGCCGAAAACATTTCTTGGCCGCCCCCTGACGGATATTCCGATTTGGGGTCTCCCGATATTCCTACAGCGCGCAATTCTGAAGACGATGGTGCGCTTCAGCATCGGAGATTATCGCCGTTACGGATTGCAGCGCCCGAACCACAAGATGTTCGAACGCCACCCGGCATTCGGAACCGATCTCTTGAATGCCATTCGCCTTGGCCGGGTTACGCCGCGCCCAGGAATTGAAAAGGCAGACGGCAATACGATCACCTTTGTCGACGGCACGACAGGAACGTACGATCTCGTGATAGCTGCAACGGGATTTTATGCGTCGTTCCCATTCCTGCCGGAAGGTCTCGTCAAAGTTGAGAACAACGTCGTGCAGGTTTACGGCGGCGCGTTTCCAGCTGGTTTGCGCGGGCTTTATATCGTTGGCTGGGCGCAGGCGCGTAACGGCTTCGGTCGCGTCGTCACGCCGTTGGCGGAACTCTACGCGCACATCATCAAGATGCAGGACGACTTTAATTTCCCGATCGGCAGCGTGATGGAGCAGTCATTCACGCAACGCTTGCCGACCACCCATCTCGTCGATCCGGAGAAGACGCGCCGCGAAATTCGCATGTCGTACTGGGTGCTTCCGCTGCTGAAATTGCGCGACAAACGAATGGCTCGAAACGAGCATTTAGCTGCGAAAAAGGGTCGCGAAATCGCAGGCGCCTAA
- a CDS encoding EAL domain-containing protein, whose amino-acid sequence MSTNKHGNEDSHLPPISDGHDPATETEGLDLVGVSSDREETAYAWDLATGTIIWEENAASIIGVNDIRQIETGAAFHALIAPEHLSSRLEVFSRSASEGDRTRGVPYRIQYRLNPGGLRSRKTVRVEDHGYWWPGPDGHPVRARGVIRLIHERELEQQRLLIHSDLDELTGQLNRIRLTEALGTVLSRAERDRTSHGFLVVAVNNMAVINDTFGIETGDQVIAEVGKRIRAKMRGGDIVGRYSSNKFGIIMMNCGTAALRRATDRFVKVIRETTIKTTAGQLAVTISIGGVVIPDQANGIQDALNFALRALDAARAKRIDCAVLYEPESSGDIARVRSKTVADSVISALDNNRMRLALQPIVSAATGKPSMYECLLRMQRPDGQLIAAGDFVPIAEQLGLARLIDRRTLELTVELLKKHEDLVLSLNVSGLTCADQEWLTALRRVTEGRKNLLSRMIVEITETSAIQDLDQSIAFVDTLKELGCRVAIDDFGAGYTSFKNLKLLNVDIVKIDGIFVKNLADDTSDQIFIKTMVDLARTFGMETVAEWVSDEHSVKYLMDVGITYLQGFYYGMPIDADDYKKPQPPSGSGSFVGLGS is encoded by the coding sequence GTGAGCACGAACAAGCACGGCAACGAGGACAGTCATCTGCCTCCGATATCTGACGGTCATGATCCGGCAACGGAAACTGAAGGTCTCGATCTGGTCGGCGTCTCGTCCGACCGGGAGGAGACGGCCTACGCTTGGGATCTCGCGACTGGGACCATCATCTGGGAAGAGAACGCCGCGTCGATTATCGGCGTGAATGACATTCGCCAGATCGAAACCGGCGCCGCTTTCCATGCGCTGATCGCGCCGGAACATTTGTCCTCAAGGCTGGAAGTCTTTTCGCGAAGTGCGTCTGAGGGCGACCGCACGCGGGGCGTTCCCTATCGCATTCAGTACCGCCTTAATCCCGGCGGCCTTCGCAGCCGCAAGACGGTACGCGTCGAAGACCACGGATATTGGTGGCCAGGGCCCGATGGGCATCCGGTCCGCGCACGCGGCGTTATTCGCCTCATCCATGAGCGAGAGCTCGAACAGCAACGCCTCCTCATTCACAGCGATCTCGATGAGCTGACGGGCCAGTTGAATCGCATCCGCCTGACGGAAGCGCTGGGAACGGTGCTCAGCCGCGCAGAACGCGATCGCACGTCACACGGATTTCTCGTCGTCGCGGTCAACAACATGGCCGTCATCAACGACACGTTCGGTATCGAAACGGGCGATCAGGTGATTGCCGAGGTCGGCAAGCGGATCCGCGCCAAGATGCGTGGCGGCGATATTGTCGGGCGCTATTCGTCCAACAAGTTCGGCATCATCATGATGAATTGCGGAACCGCCGCTCTGCGCAGAGCGACCGACCGCTTCGTCAAGGTCATCCGGGAAACGACGATCAAGACGACAGCCGGCCAGCTTGCGGTGACGATATCCATCGGCGGCGTCGTTATTCCGGACCAGGCGAACGGCATCCAGGACGCACTCAATTTTGCGCTGCGCGCCCTCGATGCAGCCCGCGCAAAGCGCATCGATTGCGCCGTGCTCTATGAGCCGGAGTCGAGCGGCGATATTGCGCGCGTTCGCAGCAAGACGGTTGCGGACAGCGTCATCAGTGCGCTCGACAACAATCGCATGCGTCTCGCGCTGCAGCCGATCGTATCGGCCGCAACCGGAAAGCCGTCGATGTACGAATGCCTTCTGCGTATGCAGCGGCCGGATGGCCAGCTCATCGCTGCGGGAGATTTTGTGCCGATCGCGGAACAGCTCGGGCTTGCCCGCCTGATCGATCGCCGAACGCTGGAGCTTACGGTCGAGCTTTTGAAAAAGCACGAAGACCTCGTGCTGTCGCTCAACGTCTCCGGTCTGACGTGCGCGGATCAGGAGTGGTTGACGGCGCTTCGCCGTGTGACGGAAGGGCGAAAAAACCTTCTCAGCCGGATGATTGTCGAAATCACCGAGACGTCAGCAATCCAAGACCTGGATCAGTCTATCGCCTTCGTCGATACGCTGAAGGAATTAGGGTGCCGCGTCGCAATCGACGACTTCGGCGCGGGCTATACGTCCTTCAAGAATCTGAAGCTGCTGAACGTCGACATCGTCAAGATCGACGGCATCTTCGTGAAGAATCTCGCCGACGATACGAGCGATCAGATCTTCATCAAGACGATGGTCGACCTCGCGCGAACATTCGGAATGGAGACGGTCGCCGAGTGGGTCAGCGACGAGCACTCGGTCAAGTACCTGATGGACGTCGGCATCACATACCTGCAGGGCTTCTACTACGGGATGCCCATCGATGCCGACGACTACAAGAAACCCCAGCCCCCATCGGGCAGCGGTTCATTCGTAGGTTTAGGTTCGTGA
- the rpmF gene encoding 50S ribosomal protein L32, translated as MAVPRKKTSPMKRGQRRSHDALTAPAYVEDKESGERRRPHHIDLKSGKYRGRQILPPASDE; from the coding sequence ATGGCAGTTCCGCGCAAGAAAACGTCCCCGATGAAGCGGGGCCAGCGCCGGTCTCATGACGCCCTGACGGCACCGGCCTATGTTGAGGACAAGGAAAGCGGTGAGCGCCGCCGTCCGCATCATATCGACCTGAAGTCGGGCAAGTATCGCGGCCGCCAGATTCTGCCGCCGGCCAGCGACGAGTAA
- a CDS encoding metal ABC transporter permease, whose amino-acid sequence MFEWPEPFVMRAFLAAVGLAVVAAPLGCIVVWRRMSYVGETLAQAGLLGVALGLAAQIDLTLAVIVAAVAAAAVLTLLGRQRVVPLDAALGLTHHGTLALGIVAIALAKSPGVDLMSYLFGDVFAVSRGDLVWVYAGGAVVLAAVFWLWKSLVRLALHEDLATAEGIDPRLPRAAFDFLLAIVIAVAMKIVGVLLVMAFLVVPAVAARPLASTPGRMAIFAAIIGVISTVLGLWLSLSSDLPGGPSIVIVMSAVAAISLLAGSRRQG is encoded by the coding sequence GTGTTCGAGTGGCCAGAGCCGTTCGTGATGCGCGCCTTCCTGGCGGCTGTCGGCCTCGCGGTCGTCGCTGCCCCGCTTGGCTGCATCGTCGTCTGGCGTCGCATGTCCTACGTCGGAGAGACGCTGGCGCAGGCCGGACTGCTCGGCGTGGCGCTGGGCCTTGCCGCCCAGATCGACCTTACCCTCGCCGTCATCGTGGCCGCCGTAGCCGCAGCAGCAGTGCTGACATTGCTCGGACGCCAACGCGTCGTTCCGCTGGATGCGGCGCTGGGATTGACTCATCACGGAACGCTGGCTCTCGGCATCGTTGCGATCGCGCTCGCGAAAAGTCCCGGCGTCGATCTCATGAGCTATCTCTTTGGCGATGTCTTTGCGGTGTCCCGTGGCGACCTCGTCTGGGTCTATGCCGGAGGCGCCGTTGTCCTCGCTGCCGTATTTTGGCTGTGGAAATCTCTTGTTCGCCTCGCACTGCATGAGGATCTTGCGACGGCAGAGGGGATTGACCCGCGGCTTCCACGCGCGGCATTCGATTTCCTGCTGGCGATTGTCATTGCGGTCGCGATGAAGATCGTCGGCGTCCTGCTGGTTATGGCGTTCCTGGTGGTTCCTGCCGTGGCCGCGCGTCCTCTCGCGTCTACGCCCGGCCGCATGGCCATTTTTGCGGCTATCATCGGCGTCATAAGTACGGTTTTGGGCCTCTGGCTGTCGCTTTCGAGCGATCTTCCGGGCGGCCCGAGCATCGTCATAGTCATGAGTGCTGTCGCGGCCATATCGCTGCTGGCAGGAAGCCGCAGACAAGGTTAG
- the mtgA gene encoding monofunctional biosynthetic peptidoglycan transglycosylase has translation MPGPVDTPSPRTSPELTERPNTDENPRSASKSALLDAIADLAVAPALPEITAADVDALRIVLNGVVPPRPLRPEAFRIAPVAAPTPPPEAATELQSATASPPRIGTPPRPLLPRMFLQPKTQAETVLPPPPPPPVFAIFPPLPDRTFERPSVAATRQPVPPSLEPAPKQAPPLAPAPPVSLDPLFSEIDREASARAQTASEMAASFEATEPQSEPKPDPDPAPSLAFTPPPAPRPQVTLIPDLGREIPGMPRFEQPSSTPAPRLEALVVDPAARPARIDPPITDRTQENENAPRRSVFRRVLRVLALLIFGWLALVLTLIVVFRFVDPPGSSLMLQQWLGGQKITQRWVPIEVMSPNIVRAVVASEDNHFCQHFGIDFGALREAFEDVGTGRSRGASTISMQVTKNLFLWPSKSYVRKFIEFPLTVALEAVWPKRRILEVYLNIAEWGPGIFGIQAAAQHHFGKSAGTLTAGEASRLAAALPNPLARNPAQPGRGMQRLVRALQVRARMAPASQIACVQPLRRM, from the coding sequence ATGCCAGGGCCCGTTGACACACCAAGTCCTCGAACGTCGCCGGAGCTGACCGAGCGGCCGAACACGGACGAAAATCCCCGATCCGCGTCGAAGTCGGCGCTTCTAGACGCCATAGCCGATCTCGCGGTCGCACCGGCCCTGCCCGAAATTACCGCGGCCGACGTTGATGCCCTTCGCATCGTTCTGAATGGCGTCGTCCCGCCCCGTCCTTTGCGCCCTGAAGCGTTCCGCATCGCGCCCGTGGCTGCGCCGACACCGCCGCCGGAGGCCGCCACGGAGCTGCAAAGCGCCACCGCGTCACCACCAAGGATCGGCACTCCGCCGCGACCCTTACTGCCGCGGATGTTTCTGCAACCCAAAACTCAAGCGGAAACCGTTTTACCTCCGCCCCCGCCGCCTCCGGTATTCGCGATCTTCCCGCCTTTGCCCGACCGGACGTTCGAGCGCCCATCTGTCGCCGCCACGCGCCAGCCCGTTCCTCCGTCTCTGGAACCGGCCCCTAAGCAGGCGCCGCCTCTAGCGCCCGCACCGCCAGTCTCGCTCGACCCGCTCTTCTCGGAAATCGATCGTGAAGCATCGGCGCGGGCGCAAACGGCCAGTGAAATGGCGGCGTCGTTCGAGGCGACCGAGCCCCAGTCAGAGCCAAAGCCCGACCCCGACCCCGCGCCGTCGCTAGCTTTCACTCCGCCGCCAGCGCCGCGCCCGCAGGTGACCCTCATTCCCGACCTCGGGCGTGAAATTCCGGGCATGCCGCGGTTCGAGCAGCCCTCATCGACGCCCGCGCCGCGGCTGGAAGCTCTGGTCGTGGACCCTGCCGCGCGTCCGGCGCGCATCGATCCGCCCATCACCGACCGGACGCAGGAAAACGAGAACGCCCCGCGCAGAAGCGTTTTCCGCCGCGTCCTGCGCGTGCTCGCACTGCTCATCTTTGGATGGCTAGCGTTGGTCCTTACGTTGATTGTTGTCTTCCGTTTCGTCGATCCGCCGGGCTCCTCGTTGATGCTCCAGCAATGGCTCGGCGGGCAGAAAATCACGCAGCGCTGGGTGCCAATCGAGGTCATGTCGCCCAACATTGTCCGCGCCGTGGTCGCGAGCGAGGACAACCACTTCTGCCAGCACTTCGGCATAGATTTCGGCGCACTGCGGGAGGCGTTCGAGGATGTGGGAACAGGACGCTCGCGCGGCGCCAGCACGATCTCGATGCAGGTGACGAAAAACCTGTTTCTCTGGCCGTCAAAAAGCTATGTGCGCAAATTCATCGAGTTTCCGCTGACCGTCGCCTTGGAAGCGGTCTGGCCCAAGCGTCGCATCCTGGAAGTCTATCTCAACATCGCCGAGTGGGGGCCTGGCATTTTCGGCATTCAGGCCGCTGCCCAGCACCACTTCGGGAAGTCGGCCGGAACATTGACGGCAGGCGAAGCTTCGCGCCTTGCTGCGGCTCTGCCCAACCCGCTCGCACGCAATCCGGCCCAGCCGGGTCGCGGAATGCAGCGCCTCGTCCGCGCGCTCCAGGTTCGGGCGAGAATGGCGCCAGCGAGCCAAATTGCCTGTGTCCAGCCCCTCCGGCGCATGTAA
- the ispG gene encoding flavodoxin-dependent (E)-4-hydroxy-3-methylbut-2-enyl-diphosphate synthase — protein sequence MSLDDAITMKPRHITVAVKVGSVTVGGGAPVVVQSMTNTDTADIEGTVKQVADLARAGSELVRITVDRDEAAKAVPYIRDALRKRGVTVPLVGDFHYIGHKLLADHPDCAEALDKYRINPGNVGFKEKRDRQFGAIIETAMRHDKPVRIGVNWGSLDSELLTHLMDENAKAAAPKPARAVMHEAMVQSALLSAERAEEMGLDASRIIVSGKVSAVQDLIAVYHMLSQRSRYALHLGLTEAGMGSKGIVASSAAIGILLQHGIGDTIRFSLTPEPGGDRAQEVRAAQELLQTMGMRSFVPVVAACPGCGRTTSTVFQELARDIQNMIRDRMPDWKTQYPGVETLNFAVMGCIVNGPGESKHADVGISLPGTGESPAAPVFIDGKKAMTLRGPNIAADFKAIVEDYIARRFAPSEMASTTAAE from the coding sequence ATGTCGCTCGACGACGCCATCACGATGAAGCCGCGCCATATAACTGTCGCCGTCAAGGTTGGGTCCGTGACAGTGGGCGGCGGCGCTCCAGTCGTCGTTCAGTCGATGACGAACACCGATACGGCGGACATCGAAGGAACCGTCAAGCAAGTCGCCGATCTCGCGCGCGCCGGTTCAGAGCTTGTGCGCATCACGGTTGATCGCGACGAGGCCGCAAAGGCCGTGCCTTACATTCGCGACGCATTGCGCAAGCGCGGTGTCACGGTGCCGTTGGTCGGAGACTTCCACTACATCGGCCACAAGCTGCTCGCCGATCATCCCGATTGCGCCGAAGCGCTCGACAAGTATCGCATCAATCCCGGCAACGTCGGTTTCAAGGAAAAGCGCGACCGTCAGTTCGGCGCCATCATCGAAACCGCGATGCGCCACGACAAGCCCGTTCGCATCGGCGTCAACTGGGGTTCGCTCGATTCCGAACTGCTGACACATCTGATGGATGAAAACGCCAAGGCGGCCGCTCCGAAACCCGCACGCGCCGTCATGCACGAAGCGATGGTGCAATCCGCTTTGCTCTCGGCCGAGCGCGCGGAAGAAATGGGTCTGGACGCCAGCCGCATCATCGTTTCCGGCAAAGTCTCGGCCGTTCAGGATTTGATCGCGGTTTATCACATGCTGTCGCAGCGCAGCCGTTATGCGCTCCACCTGGGATTGACCGAAGCGGGTATGGGATCGAAGGGCATCGTCGCGTCGTCCGCTGCGATCGGCATTCTGCTTCAGCACGGCATCGGCGACACGATTCGCTTCTCGTTGACACCAGAGCCGGGCGGCGATCGTGCGCAGGAAGTTCGCGCCGCGCAGGAATTGTTGCAAACGATGGGCATGCGCTCGTTCGTTCCGGTCGTCGCAGCTTGCCCGGGCTGCGGACGCACAACGTCGACAGTCTTTCAGGAACTCGCACGCGACATCCAGAATATGATCCGGGACCGTATGCCGGACTGGAAGACGCAGTATCCGGGCGTCGAAACGCTGAACTTCGCGGTCATGGGCTGCATCGTAAACGGGCCGGGCGAAAGCAAACATGCTGACGTCGGCATCTCGCTTCCCGGGACCGGCGAGTCACCGGCCGCTCCGGTGTTCATCGACGGCAAGAAGGCCATGACGCTCCGCGGGCCGAACATCGCCGCCGACTTCAAGGCCATCGTCGAAGACTATATCGCCCGCCGCTTCGCCCCTTCGGAAATGGCCAGCACAACGGCGGCCGAATAA
- a CDS encoding metal ABC transporter ATP-binding protein yields MTPVFTPFQRRALVRAPSAEGEGGQAVGCSCGHVHANGHGHAQPAPPPSDAALISARGLKLTIGGRKILDAIDLDVSPGEIVTLIGPNGAGKTTLVKILLGIETPDRGTIKRRPGKRIGYVPQRFEVDATIPMTVEAFLSLGGTASAAEVKAALVEAGAERAARSQLSRLSGGETQRVLIARALLRKPDLLILDEPARGVDFTGEAELYKLLARLRDTHGLGILLVSHDLHVVMANSDRVICLNGHVCCSGKPEHVSQHAAYARIFGPQGADALGVYRHHHDHAHDISGAARPLDASDSTGRGS; encoded by the coding sequence ATGACACCTGTGTTCACCCCTTTCCAGAGGCGTGCCCTAGTCCGTGCGCCTTCGGCTGAAGGAGAGGGCGGGCAGGCGGTCGGCTGCAGTTGTGGGCACGTTCACGCCAACGGCCATGGCCACGCTCAGCCTGCGCCGCCGCCGTCTGACGCGGCTTTGATATCCGCACGCGGCCTCAAGCTCACCATCGGCGGCCGCAAAATTTTGGACGCCATTGATCTCGACGTTTCTCCGGGTGAGATCGTTACGCTGATCGGTCCAAACGGCGCGGGCAAAACGACCCTGGTGAAGATCTTGCTCGGGATCGAGACGCCAGACCGCGGCACCATCAAGCGCCGCCCCGGAAAACGCATCGGTTATGTCCCACAGCGGTTCGAAGTCGATGCAACCATTCCGATGACGGTGGAAGCCTTTCTCTCTCTCGGGGGAACGGCCAGCGCCGCCGAAGTCAAAGCCGCTCTTGTCGAAGCAGGCGCGGAACGCGCGGCGCGCTCGCAGTTGTCGCGTCTCTCGGGCGGCGAAACGCAGCGCGTTCTGATTGCCCGGGCGCTGTTGCGCAAGCCGGACCTTCTTATTCTGGATGAACCCGCGCGCGGCGTCGATTTCACTGGCGAGGCCGAGCTTTACAAACTTCTGGCGCGCCTGCGCGATACGCACGGTCTCGGCATCCTTTTGGTCTCGCACGACCTTCACGTCGTCATGGCGAACAGCGACCGCGTGATCTGCCTGAACGGACACGTCTGCTGCTCCGGAAAGCCCGAGCACGTTTCGCAGCACGCCGCGTACGCGCGCATCTTCGGACCGCAAGGCGCAGACGCGCTCGGCGTCTACCGGCACCATCACGATCACGCACACGATATCTCGGGCGCCGCGCGTCCTCTCGATGCTTCAGACTCGACCGGGCGAGGCTCCTGA
- a CDS encoding Fur family transcriptional regulator, with product MANTRTDEEKARERLRVSMDRAVEIFSERNIRFTDLRRKVFEEIASTRASVGAYEVLDRLAKKGTRLAPISVYRALDALLEAGVVHRLESKNSYFACNRLHHPPTTTGRRRPMFLSCEKCGVVQEVDGEHIFHAIDEAATGAKFEPRVRFVEVSGTCQECAKRLKI from the coding sequence ATGGCGAATACACGAACAGACGAGGAAAAAGCCCGCGAGCGCCTTAGGGTTTCGATGGACCGCGCCGTGGAGATCTTCTCCGAGCGCAATATCCGTTTCACAGATCTCCGCCGCAAGGTGTTCGAAGAGATAGCTTCAACGCGGGCCAGCGTCGGCGCGTATGAGGTTCTCGACCGGCTGGCGAAAAAAGGCACGCGCCTCGCTCCCATTTCGGTCTACCGGGCACTGGACGCGCTGCTGGAGGCCGGCGTCGTCCATCGGCTCGAAAGTAAGAATTCCTATTTCGCCTGCAATCGCCTGCATCACCCTCCGACGACGACGGGGCGCCGCCGCCCGATGTTCTTGAGCTGCGAAAAGTGCGGCGTCGTCCAGGAAGTGGACGGCGAACACATTTTTCACGCGATCGATGAGGCCGCCACCGGCGCCAAGTTTGAGCCGCGTGTCCGCTTCGTTGAAGTTTCAGGCACTTGCCAGGAATGTGCGAAGCGTCTGAAAATTTGA
- a CDS encoding farnesyl diphosphate synthase, with amino-acid sequence MSQFVAQLGNVATAIETFLADALSAQEAAGAPPRLAAALRHAVLGGGKRFRPFLVAESARLFDVPLNHALAAGAALECIHCYSLVHDDLPAMDNDELRRGRPTVWKAYDEWTAILVGDALQALAFELTSSSEFHQDPSVRCELTSVLAIASGSLGMVGGQMLDLEAGNLGSASKSTVEDITRLQAMKTGRLITAGCEMGAIVGGASPEARAALKSYGEHLGVAFQISDDLLDAEGSSADVGKATGKDAAAGKATLVGLLGVKDARAYLDRSIASAVDALAQFGEKAGPLADAARHMGYRDS; translated from the coding sequence GTGTCACAATTTGTTGCCCAGCTTGGCAATGTTGCCACGGCTATTGAAACCTTTCTCGCGGATGCGCTTTCGGCGCAAGAGGCGGCTGGCGCGCCGCCCAGGCTGGCCGCAGCGCTTCGGCATGCTGTTCTCGGAGGCGGAAAGCGGTTTCGTCCATTCCTCGTCGCGGAAAGTGCGCGGTTGTTTGATGTTCCCCTCAACCACGCTCTGGCGGCAGGGGCGGCGCTTGAATGCATCCACTGCTATTCGCTGGTGCACGACGATCTCCCGGCGATGGACAACGACGAACTTCGCCGCGGACGCCCAACGGTGTGGAAGGCTTACGACGAATGGACCGCCATCCTGGTTGGCGACGCGTTGCAGGCGTTGGCGTTTGAACTGACAAGCAGTTCTGAATTTCATCAGGACCCCTCGGTCCGATGCGAATTGACGTCTGTGCTCGCGATTGCGTCAGGCTCGCTCGGCATGGTCGGCGGGCAGATGCTGGACCTTGAGGCGGGCAATCTCGGCTCGGCTTCGAAGTCAACGGTCGAGGACATCACGAGATTGCAGGCGATGAAAACGGGACGGCTCATCACCGCGGGCTGTGAGATGGGCGCGATCGTCGGCGGGGCCTCACCGGAAGCGCGTGCTGCGCTCAAATCGTATGGAGAGCACCTCGGCGTGGCCTTCCAGATAAGCGACGATCTTCTGGATGCGGAAGGTTCTAGCGCGGATGTGGGCAAAGCGACCGGCAAAGATGCGGCTGCTGGAAAAGCGACGCTCGTCGGATTGCTCGGCGTGAAAGACGCCCGCGCATATCTCGATCGTTCGATTGCTTCGGCGGTCGACGCGCTTGCCCAGTTTGGCGAAAAAGCCGGTCCCCTTGCCGATGCCGCGCGCCACATGGGCTATCGCGACAGCTAA
- a CDS encoding outer membrane protein, translating into MIANVKVALLGGAMMAIASGAASAADLGPYQPYNPPAPEPVVNYQPSIWEGAYIGVNGGYGWSNSGYGEPSGGFGGAQIGYNWQRDRFVFGVEADFQGADISGHEFGAFHEARSDVDWFSTVRGRAGIASGPWLLYATGGVAFADIDNRIAFDDGTSFRKDGTRTGYVVGGGLEYALSRNWTMKAEYLYLGMGNDNLVNDEGFETRVNNDIQTVRVGLNYKF; encoded by the coding sequence ATGATTGCTAATGTGAAAGTGGCGCTGTTGGGCGGCGCGATGATGGCTATCGCAAGTGGCGCGGCTTCCGCTGCCGATCTCGGGCCGTATCAGCCTTACAACCCGCCGGCGCCGGAACCTGTAGTCAACTATCAGCCTTCGATCTGGGAAGGCGCCTACATTGGTGTGAACGGCGGCTACGGTTGGTCGAATTCAGGTTACGGCGAACCGTCGGGCGGATTTGGCGGCGCCCAGATCGGCTACAATTGGCAGCGTGATCGCTTCGTCTTCGGCGTTGAAGCCGACTTCCAAGGCGCTGACATCAGCGGCCATGAATTCGGTGCCTTCCACGAAGCGCGCAGCGACGTTGACTGGTTCTCGACCGTTCGTGGTCGCGCCGGTATCGCAAGCGGACCGTGGTTGCTCTACGCAACGGGCGGTGTCGCGTTCGCTGACATCGACAACCGCATCGCGTTCGACGACGGCACCAGCTTCCGCAAGGATGGTACGCGTACCGGTTACGTCGTCGGTGGTGGTCTCGAATACGCCCTCTCGCGCAACTGGACCATGAAGGCCGAATATCTCTACCTCGGCATGGGCAACGATAACCTCGTCAACGACGAAGGTTTTGAAACCCGCGTGAACAACGACATTCAGACGGTTCGCGTCGGTCTGAACTACAAGTTCTAA